In one window of Lampris incognitus isolate fLamInc1 chromosome 3, fLamInc1.hap2, whole genome shotgun sequence DNA:
- the golt1ba gene encoding golgi transport 1Ba isoform X1 has translation MISLSDSQKIGMGLTGFGVFFLFFGMILFFDKALLAIGNILFVAGLAFVIGLERTFRFFFQKHKMKATSFFLGGVFVVLIGWPIIGVVLEIYGFFLLFRGFFPVVVGFIRRIPVLGSILNLPFISGFVDKVGESNTMV, from the exons ATGATTTCCTTATCGGACTCCCAAA AAATTGGGATGGGACTAACAGGCTTCGGCGTGTTTTTCCTCTTCTTCGGTATGATCCTGTTTTTCGACAAAGCCTTGCTGGCTATTGGAAAC aTCCTCTTTGTGGCCGGGCTGGCCTTTGTCATCGGACTGGAGAGGACCTTCCGTTTCTTCTTCCAGAAGCACAAGATGAAAGCCACCAGTTTCTTCCTTGGAGGAGTGTTTGTGGTGCTGATTGGCTGGCCTATCATTGGAGTAGTATTGGAAATCTATGGCTTTTTCCTCTTATTCAG GGGGTTCTTTCCCGTGGTAGTAGGCTTCATCAGGAGAATACCTGTCCTTGGTTCAATTCTAAACCTGCCTTTCATCAGTGGA TTTGTGGACAAAGTGGGCGAGAGCAACACCATGGTATAA
- the golt1ba gene encoding golgi transport 1Ba isoform X2, with the protein MGLTGFGVFFLFFGMILFFDKALLAIGNILFVAGLAFVIGLERTFRFFFQKHKMKATSFFLGGVFVVLIGWPIIGVVLEIYGFFLLFRGFFPVVVGFIRRIPVLGSILNLPFISGFVDKVGESNTMV; encoded by the exons ATGGGACTAACAGGCTTCGGCGTGTTTTTCCTCTTCTTCGGTATGATCCTGTTTTTCGACAAAGCCTTGCTGGCTATTGGAAAC aTCCTCTTTGTGGCCGGGCTGGCCTTTGTCATCGGACTGGAGAGGACCTTCCGTTTCTTCTTCCAGAAGCACAAGATGAAAGCCACCAGTTTCTTCCTTGGAGGAGTGTTTGTGGTGCTGATTGGCTGGCCTATCATTGGAGTAGTATTGGAAATCTATGGCTTTTTCCTCTTATTCAG GGGGTTCTTTCCCGTGGTAGTAGGCTTCATCAGGAGAATACCTGTCCTTGGTTCAATTCTAAACCTGCCTTTCATCAGTGGA TTTGTGGACAAAGTGGGCGAGAGCAACACCATGGTATAA
- the spx gene encoding spexin prohormone 1, with amino-acid sequence MKGLRTVSLVYVLTFLLLVSFVSHSWSAPKGTFQRRNWTPQAMLYLKGTQGRRFISEDRKEGDVYDTLQLETRSQNTEKLSVNQAATVLLNFLQQAREEADENPDQVYFQDMPVWKRDYFR; translated from the exons ATGAAA GGTTTGAGGACCGTTTCTCTGGTTTACGTACTGACGTTTTTGCTCCTTGTATCATTCGTCTCACATTCGTGGAGCGCACCGAAG GGCACTTTTCAGCGGAGAAATTGGACGCCCCAGGCCATGCTGTATCtgaagggcaccc AGGGTCGGAGGTTCATCTCAGAGGACcgaaaggagggagatgtgtaCGACACCTTACAATTAG AGACCCGCAGTCAGAATACAGAAAAGCTGAGCGTCAACCAGGCTGCCACCGTCCTGCTCAACTTTCTGCAGCAGGCCAGGGAGGAAG cTGATGAAAACCCAGATCAGGTGTATTTTCAAGACATGCCAGTGTGGAAGAGAGACTACTTCCGATAG